From Pan troglodytes isolate AG18354 chromosome 9, NHGRI_mPanTro3-v2.0_pri, whole genome shotgun sequence, the proteins below share one genomic window:
- the OR51Q1 gene encoding olfactory receptor 51Q1 has product MSQVTNTTQEAIYFILTGIPGFEASHVWISIPVCCLYTISIMGNTTILTVIRTEPSLHQPMYLFLSMLALTGLGLTLTTLPTVMQLLWFNVRRISSEASFAQFFFLHGFSFMESSVLLAMSVDRYVAICCPLHYASILTNEVIGRIGLAIICRCVLAVLPSLFLLKRLPFCHSHLLSHSYCLHQDMIRLVCADIRLNSWYGFALALLIIIMDPLLIVISYTLILKNILGTATWAERLRVLNNCLSHILAVLVLYIPMVGVSMTHRFAKHASPLVHVIMANIYLLVPPVMNPIIYSVKNKQIQRGMLNFLSLKNMHSR; this is encoded by the coding sequence ATGTCCCAGGTGACTAACACCACGCAAGAAGCCATCTACTTCATCCTCACGGGCATCCCTGGATTTGAGGCCTCCCACGTCTGGATCTCCATCCCCGTCTGCTGTCTCTACACCATCTCCATCATGGGCAATACCACCATCCTCACTGTCATTCGCACAGAGCCATCTCTCCACCAGCCCATGTATCTGTTTCTCTCCATGCTGGCCCTGACAGGCCTGGGTCTCACCCTCACCACCCTACCCACAGTCATGCAGCTTCTCTGGTTCAACGTTCGTAGAATCAGCTCTGAGGCCTCTTTTGCTCAGTTCTTCTTCCTTCATGGATTCTCCTTTATGGAGTCTTCTGTCCTCCTGGCTATGTCTGTTGACCGCTATGTGGCCATCTGCTGTCCCCTCCATTATGCCTCCATCCTCACCAATGAAGTCATTGGTAGAATTGGGTTAGCCATTATTTGCCGCTGTGTTCTGGCTgttcttccctcccttttcttaCTCAAGCGACTGCCTTTCTGCCACTCCCACCTTCTCTCTCACTCCTATTGCCTCCACCAGGATATGATCCGCCTGGTCTGTGCTGACATCAGGCTCAACAGCTGGTATGGATTTGCTCTTGCCTTGCTCATTATTATCATGGATCCTCTGCTCATTGTGATCTCCTATACACttattctgaaaaatatcttGGGCACAGCCACCTGGGCTGAGCGACTCCGTGTCCTCAATAACTGCCTGTCCCACATTCTAGCTGTCCTGGTCCTCTACATTCCCATGGTTGGTGTATCTATGACTCATCGCTTTGCCAAGCATGCCTCTCCACTGGTCCATGTTATCATGGCCAATATCTACCTGCTGGTACCCCCGGTGATGAACCCCATCATTTACAGTGTAAAGAACAAGCAGATCCAACGGGGAATGTTAAATTTCCTTTCCCTCAAAAATATGCATTCAAGATGA